Proteins from a genomic interval of Kitasatospora herbaricolor:
- a CDS encoding restriction endonuclease, which produces MGRSLRVGDVLRYTAAKDTAPAAIDGFGNFYFVTDSPGQKRALLEAGINAMAKVKTGEGMRRPAVMIRSSPWKAGSEQTPWHDVFDVTNGHVRYFGDHKPDTTKPVGSTTGNAALLEAFDSHQAPTAVGRAAAAPLLLFRSVSKNGKVKGHVEFCGVGLIERAERVLQWGGPDRTTFTNYVFDLVVVDLTAEDDKLDWDWVTARRDPARSDAEVLKLAPAAWREWVKHGQSVLPKVRRRVARAQVVKVRDQKPATGSKIESDLQTVYKRFDDDKHAFEVLAAIVAAKVMRASGHSYDEGWLTRRSGDGGADFVGRLDLGSGLAGTKLVVLGQAKCIKPGTLVSAEQIARVVARLRRGWIGVYVTTGSYSEPAQLEMVEDQYPVVLINGQDLIKELHEIAGKDHGGDLMTCVEDLLSSRSLEVLNRRPEEILLD; this is translated from the coding sequence GTGGGGCGTTCGTTGCGTGTGGGTGATGTGCTCCGGTACACGGCTGCGAAAGACACCGCGCCGGCGGCCATCGACGGCTTCGGCAACTTCTATTTCGTTACCGACAGTCCTGGTCAGAAGCGCGCACTGCTCGAAGCCGGTATCAATGCCATGGCCAAGGTCAAGACAGGGGAGGGTATGCGGCGGCCGGCAGTGATGATCCGGTCGAGCCCGTGGAAGGCAGGGTCCGAACAGACTCCGTGGCACGACGTCTTCGACGTGACCAATGGGCATGTCCGTTACTTCGGCGACCACAAGCCCGACACGACGAAGCCGGTCGGTAGCACCACGGGCAATGCCGCGCTGCTGGAGGCGTTCGACAGTCACCAGGCACCCACGGCCGTCGGGCGAGCTGCTGCGGCGCCTCTGCTGCTGTTCCGCTCCGTGTCGAAGAACGGCAAGGTCAAGGGCCATGTCGAGTTCTGCGGGGTTGGCCTGATCGAACGTGCGGAGCGGGTGCTTCAGTGGGGAGGGCCGGACCGGACGACGTTCACCAACTATGTCTTCGACCTCGTGGTGGTCGACCTCACCGCAGAGGACGACAAGTTGGACTGGGACTGGGTCACCGCTCGGCGTGACCCTGCTCGGTCGGATGCCGAAGTGTTGAAGTTGGCCCCCGCGGCATGGCGCGAGTGGGTTAAGCACGGGCAGTCGGTGCTGCCGAAGGTGCGCCGGCGGGTAGCACGCGCACAGGTGGTCAAGGTGCGAGACCAGAAGCCCGCGACCGGGAGCAAGATCGAATCCGATCTGCAGACGGTCTACAAGCGGTTCGACGACGACAAGCACGCGTTCGAGGTGCTCGCCGCGATCGTGGCGGCGAAGGTGATGCGGGCATCCGGGCACAGTTATGACGAAGGCTGGCTCACCCGTCGCTCGGGAGACGGCGGCGCCGACTTCGTCGGTCGGTTGGACCTGGGCAGTGGTCTGGCCGGCACGAAACTGGTCGTTCTTGGGCAGGCGAAATGCATCAAGCCGGGGACCCTGGTGTCGGCCGAGCAGATTGCACGGGTGGTCGCTCGACTCAGGCGCGGGTGGATCGGCGTGTACGTCACCACGGGGTCGTACTCGGAGCCGGCGCAGTTGGAGATGGTCGAGGACCAATACCCGGTAGTGCTGATCAACGGGCAGGATCTGATCAAGGAGCTGCACGAGATCGCGGGCAAGGACCACGGCGGCGATCTCATGACCTGCGTCGAAGACCTGTTGAGCAGTCGATCACTGGAAGTCCTCAACCGAAGGCCCGAGGAGATCCTTCTCGATTGA